A window of the Bradyrhizobium ottawaense genome harbors these coding sequences:
- a CDS encoding acyl-CoA dehydrogenase family protein produces the protein MNFDFSDEQKQMRDEARKFLAEKCPPKAVRAVLDGNAPYDKELWKGLAEMGFLGIAIPEAFGGAGAGHLELCVIAEEMGRALAPVPFSSTVYLAAEALMIAGSDAQKQKWLPVIASGDAIGTLALFEGKGNPSPSAIKLSAAGGTLNGVKKPVPDGAIADFAIVAARTGSSGRDSDISLFLVDLKAGGVEVKSLTNLDPTRGQAELTFKNCKAEPLGAAGEGWGILTQVLDRAAVLLAFEQVGGSDRALEMGRDYALDRIAFGRPIGSFQAVKHLLADMYVSATLARSNCYYGAWALSTNASELPEAAAAARISATQAFQHCSKNNIQVHGGMGFTWEFDCHMYYRRANATALTLGSLSYWEDVLIDHMRKRNAA, from the coding sequence ATGAATTTCGATTTCTCGGACGAACAGAAGCAGATGCGTGACGAAGCGAGGAAGTTCCTCGCCGAGAAGTGCCCGCCGAAGGCGGTGCGTGCCGTGCTGGACGGCAACGCACCGTACGACAAGGAATTGTGGAAGGGCCTCGCCGAGATGGGCTTCCTCGGCATCGCGATCCCCGAAGCGTTCGGCGGCGCGGGCGCCGGTCATCTCGAGCTCTGCGTGATTGCCGAGGAAATGGGCCGCGCGCTGGCGCCGGTGCCGTTCTCTTCCACCGTCTATCTCGCGGCCGAAGCGCTGATGATCGCAGGATCCGACGCGCAGAAGCAGAAGTGGCTGCCGGTGATTGCCTCGGGCGATGCGATCGGCACGCTGGCGCTGTTCGAAGGCAAGGGCAATCCGTCGCCATCAGCGATCAAGCTTTCCGCCGCCGGCGGCACGCTGAACGGCGTCAAGAAGCCGGTGCCGGATGGCGCCATCGCTGACTTCGCCATTGTTGCCGCGCGCACCGGTTCATCGGGCCGCGATTCCGATATCTCGCTGTTCCTGGTCGACCTCAAGGCCGGCGGCGTCGAGGTGAAGTCGCTGACCAATCTCGATCCGACCCGGGGACAGGCCGAACTCACTTTCAAGAACTGCAAAGCGGAGCCGCTCGGTGCCGCCGGTGAAGGCTGGGGCATTCTGACCCAGGTGCTCGACCGCGCCGCGGTCCTGCTGGCGTTCGAGCAGGTCGGCGGTTCCGACCGCGCGCTGGAAATGGGCCGCGACTATGCGCTCGACCGCATCGCCTTCGGCCGTCCGATCGGCTCGTTCCAGGCGGTGAAGCACCTTCTCGCCGACATGTATGTCTCGGCGACGCTGGCGCGTTCCAATTGCTATTACGGCGCCTGGGCGCTCTCGACCAACGCGTCGGAATTGCCGGAAGCGGCCGCTGCCGCGCGCATCAGCGCGACGCAGGCGTTCCAGCATTGCTCCAAGAACAACATCCAGGTCCATGGGGGCATGGGTTTCACCTGGGAGTTCGACTGCCACATGTACTACCGCCGCGCCAACGCCACCGCACTGACGCTCGGCAGCCTGTCGTATTGGGAAGACGTCTTGATCGACCACATGCGCAAGCGGAATGCGGCGTAA
- a CDS encoding DUF6537 domain-containing protein has translation MSDRGILSSLRYLFADIIGEDDDTPPFLPEGLPEAVVPVAGDAIHMLIDYQGTSYAQLYVDRLKRFIGRRGFDDAVFAEIARLMAARMSYEDPIRIAQLTLATHQDQAGAPAAPINEVRKFRIDELIGALPAIVAEPVLDTLEWLGWLRLPVSIRFSAANRWGIRRLKIEAGLRRWRLFSVRYTKERAWVERWLHMIDRSLTKQPAAAPAIVQTAAMITGYGDPYRQGIADWNAIIDGLAKPTFDGVLDLADLGAAVAEARAAVLPDPRQVALKRKIAEIRARVSAAPNAA, from the coding sequence GTGTCTGACCGCGGTATCCTGTCCTCGTTGCGTTACCTGTTCGCCGACATCATCGGCGAGGACGACGACACGCCGCCGTTCCTGCCGGAGGGATTGCCGGAAGCCGTCGTACCCGTCGCCGGCGACGCCATTCACATGCTGATCGACTATCAGGGGACGAGCTACGCCCAGCTCTATGTCGACCGGCTGAAGCGGTTCATCGGCCGGCGCGGTTTCGATGATGCCGTCTTCGCCGAGATCGCGCGGCTGATGGCGGCGCGCATGAGCTACGAGGACCCGATCCGGATCGCGCAGCTCACGCTCGCAACCCATCAGGATCAGGCGGGTGCGCCAGCCGCGCCGATCAACGAGGTCAGGAAATTCCGCATCGACGAATTGATCGGTGCGCTGCCGGCCATTGTCGCCGAACCGGTGCTCGATACGCTGGAATGGCTCGGCTGGCTGCGGCTGCCGGTTTCGATCCGCTTCAGCGCGGCGAACAGATGGGGCATTCGCCGCCTGAAGATCGAGGCGGGGCTGCGGCGGTGGCGGCTGTTTTCGGTGCGTTACACCAAGGAGCGGGCCTGGGTCGAACGCTGGCTGCACATGATCGATCGCAGCCTGACCAAGCAACCGGCTGCGGCGCCCGCCATCGTGCAGACCGCGGCCATGATCACCGGATATGGCGATCCCTATCGTCAGGGCATTGCGGACTGGAACGCCATCATCGACGGGCTCGCCAAGCCGACCTTCGACGGTGTGCTCGATCTGGCCGATCTCGGGGCTGCGGTAGCGGAAGCGCGGGCGGCGGTGCTGCCCGATCCGCGGCAGGTGGCGCTCAAGCGCAAGATCGCCGAGATCAGGGCGCGGGTGTCGGCCGCACCGAACGCGGCATAG
- a CDS encoding acyl-CoA dehydrogenase — translation MNFDDTPQEAEFRATARKWVEANAPKKYEAELSKSSLGRIRLEKEEIVDVGKAWQKKKAEGGWACLHWPKEYGGRGATPIEKVIWQQEEGVYGKLTQPFQIGEGMCGPTVMAFGSEEHKRHYLPKLASGEHIWCQLFSEPAGGSDVAGLRTRAEKKGDNWIVNGQKIWTSGAHYSDYGLLITRTDPNVPKHKGLTMFFLDMKSKGVEVRPIKQANGMQEFNEVYFTDVVIPDSQRLGAVGDGWNVSLTTLMNERMSIGSRLATGFPEMFEFCSNLMTEDGPAIDDRATRSKLASWAVKASGLKYTSYRAISALSKGERPGPENSIGKLVSGAMLQDIATYAMDLEGAAGELTGADEEVAHGQFQQMLLSSPSMRIAGGTDEILRNIIAERVLGLPGDIRVDKDVPFNKIPTKGR, via the coding sequence ATGAACTTCGACGACACCCCGCAGGAAGCCGAATTCCGAGCCACCGCCCGCAAATGGGTCGAGGCCAACGCGCCGAAAAAATATGAGGCGGAGCTATCGAAATCCTCGCTCGGCCGGATCCGGCTCGAGAAGGAAGAGATCGTCGATGTCGGCAAGGCCTGGCAGAAGAAGAAGGCCGAAGGCGGCTGGGCCTGCCTGCACTGGCCGAAGGAATATGGCGGCCGCGGCGCCACGCCGATCGAGAAGGTGATCTGGCAGCAGGAGGAGGGCGTCTACGGCAAGCTGACGCAGCCGTTCCAGATCGGCGAGGGCATGTGCGGGCCGACCGTGATGGCGTTCGGCAGCGAAGAGCACAAGCGCCACTATCTGCCAAAACTCGCTTCCGGCGAACATATCTGGTGCCAGTTGTTCTCGGAGCCGGCCGGCGGCTCCGACGTCGCAGGCCTTCGCACCCGCGCCGAGAAGAAGGGCGACAACTGGATCGTCAACGGCCAGAAGATCTGGACCTCCGGCGCGCACTACTCGGATTACGGTCTTCTGATCACGCGCACCGATCCCAACGTGCCCAAGCACAAGGGCCTGACGATGTTCTTCCTCGACATGAAGAGCAAGGGCGTCGAGGTGCGGCCGATCAAGCAGGCCAACGGCATGCAGGAATTCAACGAGGTCTATTTCACCGACGTCGTGATTCCGGACAGCCAGCGCCTCGGCGCAGTCGGCGACGGCTGGAACGTGTCGCTGACCACGCTGATGAATGAGCGCATGTCGATCGGCTCGCGGCTGGCGACCGGCTTCCCCGAAATGTTCGAGTTCTGCTCGAACCTGATGACGGAAGACGGCCCCGCCATCGACGATCGTGCCACCCGTTCCAAGCTCGCGAGCTGGGCGGTGAAGGCGAGCGGGTTGAAATATACCAGCTACCGCGCGATCTCGGCCCTTTCCAAGGGCGAGCGGCCGGGTCCGGAAAATTCCATCGGCAAGCTGGTCTCGGGCGCGATGCTGCAGGACATCGCAACCTATGCGATGGATCTGGAAGGTGCGGCCGGCGAACTGACCGGCGCGGACGAGGAAGTGGCCCACGGCCAGTTCCAACAAATGTTGCTCAGCTCGCCGTCGATGCGCATCGCCGGCGGTACCGACGAAATCCTGCGCAACATCATTGCCGAACGGGTGCTCGGCCTGCCCGGCGACATCCGCGTCGACAAGGACGTGCCGTTCAACAAGATCCCGACCAAGGGGCGATGA
- a CDS encoding cyclic nucleotide-gated ion channel, which translates to MPKRLVLSALTLFAAQTAGRNMTKAAYVAVTVGVGVMVLLTVAPAYEAAHLWVDTVLWACWAYFVFEWAVRLRHARTAQRGWGYALSGRGLVDAAAAIAVPLALVCGADPRTAWLLAILWVLKVVPGIPGLRQLRRVLVIESGPLLSVLVIFLMVLFLASVAVYFFEREVQPGTFGSVPAALWWAVATLTTTGYGDVVPITLPGRLVAALVMICGLGVFGLWTGILATGFAAETRRDNFLKTWESVSKVPFFAALGPSAIADVTHMLRTMDLPPRTMIIRKGQQGDCMYFIAAGEVEVDLPGKKVRLSEGAFFGEMALLGNNLRSANITTTRLSKLLVLDLVDFRLLMARHPDLAQTIDAEANRRALENE; encoded by the coding sequence ATGCCCAAACGGCTCGTTCTTTCGGCTCTGACGCTTTTCGCCGCCCAGACGGCCGGCCGCAACATGACCAAAGCGGCCTATGTCGCGGTGACGGTCGGCGTCGGCGTCATGGTCCTGCTCACGGTGGCCCCCGCCTATGAGGCGGCGCATCTTTGGGTCGATACCGTGCTGTGGGCATGCTGGGCCTACTTCGTATTCGAATGGGCGGTGCGGCTGCGCCACGCGCGGACGGCGCAGCGCGGCTGGGGTTATGCGCTGTCGGGACGCGGGCTGGTGGACGCCGCCGCCGCGATCGCGGTGCCGCTGGCGCTGGTCTGCGGCGCGGATCCGCGGACGGCCTGGCTGCTCGCGATCCTGTGGGTGCTCAAGGTGGTCCCCGGCATTCCGGGCTTGCGGCAATTGCGCCGGGTGCTGGTGATCGAATCCGGGCCGCTCTTGAGCGTGCTGGTGATTTTCCTGATGGTGCTGTTTCTGGCCTCGGTCGCGGTCTATTTCTTCGAACGCGAGGTCCAGCCGGGCACCTTCGGCAGCGTGCCCGCCGCGCTATGGTGGGCGGTCGCGACACTGACCACGACCGGCTATGGCGACGTGGTCCCGATCACGCTGCCCGGCCGCCTGGTCGCCGCACTGGTGATGATCTGCGGCCTCGGCGTGTTCGGGCTCTGGACCGGTATTCTCGCCACCGGCTTTGCCGCGGAGACCCGACGCGACAACTTCCTCAAGACCTGGGAATCCGTCAGCAAGGTGCCGTTCTTCGCAGCACTTGGCCCCTCTGCAATCGCCGACGTCACCCACATGCTGCGCACCATGGACCTGCCGCCGCGCACCATGATCATCCGCAAGGGCCAGCAGGGCGACTGCATGTATTTCATCGCCGCCGGCGAAGTCGAGGTCGACCTGCCCGGCAAGAAGGTGAGGCTGAGCGAGGGCGCGTTCTTCGGCGAGATGGCGCTGCTCGGCAACAACCTGCGCTCGGCCAACATCACCACCACGCGGCTGTCGAAATTACTGGTGCTCGACCTCGTCGATTTCCGCCTGCTGATGGCGCGGCACCCCGATCTCGCCCAGACCATCGACGCCGAGGCCAACCGGCGCGCACTGGAAAATGAATAA
- a CDS encoding nitroreductase: MDAAAKTRYATEERIGVLEELLRERYSVRAFLPQPVPSETIERVLVAAQRTASWCNSQPWQVLIASGEAKEKFRKAIYAEAASGAGDDHDFTPPREYLGPYLERRRESGFQLYNTLGIARGDKMAYAKQALENYNFFGAPHVAVIHTDEPLGIYGAIDCGAYVGNFMLAAQALGLGTIPQAALARHSGLIRRHFKLGDDRKVVCGISFGFADNAHKVNSYRTSRASVADTVTFIDK; encoded by the coding sequence ATGGACGCTGCGGCAAAGACCAGGTACGCGACCGAAGAGCGCATCGGCGTACTCGAAGAGCTGCTCCGCGAACGCTATTCGGTCCGTGCGTTTCTGCCGCAGCCGGTGCCATCAGAGACCATCGAGCGCGTTCTCGTCGCGGCGCAGCGCACGGCGTCATGGTGCAACAGTCAGCCCTGGCAGGTGTTGATCGCCAGCGGCGAAGCCAAGGAAAAATTTCGCAAGGCGATCTATGCCGAAGCGGCTTCCGGCGCCGGGGACGACCATGACTTCACGCCGCCGCGCGAATATCTCGGGCCTTATCTCGAACGTCGACGCGAGAGCGGTTTTCAGCTCTACAACACGCTCGGGATCGCGCGTGGCGACAAGATGGCCTACGCCAAGCAGGCGCTGGAGAATTACAATTTCTTCGGCGCGCCACATGTCGCTGTTATCCACACCGACGAGCCGCTCGGCATCTACGGCGCGATCGATTGCGGCGCCTATGTCGGCAATTTCATGCTGGCGGCGCAGGCGCTCGGTCTCGGCACCATTCCGCAGGCCGCGCTGGCGCGTCATTCCGGCCTGATCCGTCGTCACTTCAAACTCGGCGATGACCGCAAGGTGGTCTGCGGCATTTCATTCGGATTTGCCGACAACGCGCACAAGGTCAACAGCTACCGCACCTCGCGGGCGAGCGTGGCCGATACCGTGACTTTCATCGACAAATAA
- a CDS encoding enoyl-CoA hydratase/isomerase family protein, translating into MTQPLLIEHDDGVDRVTLNRPDSLNALNPDMIDALNAYFQGLQRNRSTRVVVLKGAGASFCAGLDLKHAMARRAGQQEPPGVTESLDSQRRIADIVMLMRRCPQPIIALVQGAAAGGGFALALAADIRIATKSARMNCAFIKLGLGGCDIGTSYFLPRLVGVSVASELILTGRFIGAERALAVGLVSEVVEEGGLDAAAEPYVDAMMTASPVGLRLSKECLNMSVDAGSMEAVIAMEDRNQVLCSRSEDFNEGIRAFLEKRKPVYIKR; encoded by the coding sequence GTGACTCAACCGCTGCTGATCGAACACGATGACGGGGTCGACCGGGTGACGCTCAATCGCCCGGACAGCCTCAACGCGCTCAACCCCGATATGATCGACGCGTTGAACGCGTATTTCCAAGGCTTGCAGCGCAACCGTTCGACCCGCGTGGTGGTGCTGAAGGGTGCGGGTGCGTCGTTCTGCGCCGGCCTCGACCTCAAGCATGCAATGGCGCGCCGTGCCGGGCAACAGGAGCCGCCCGGCGTCACCGAGTCATTGGATTCGCAACGCCGGATCGCCGACATCGTGATGCTGATGCGGCGCTGTCCGCAGCCGATCATCGCGCTGGTCCAGGGCGCCGCCGCCGGTGGCGGTTTTGCGCTGGCGCTTGCCGCCGACATCCGCATCGCGACCAAATCCGCACGGATGAACTGCGCCTTCATCAAACTCGGCCTCGGCGGCTGCGATATCGGCACCAGTTATTTCCTGCCGCGCCTGGTCGGGGTGTCGGTTGCGTCAGAATTGATCCTGACCGGCCGCTTCATCGGTGCCGAACGGGCGCTGGCCGTCGGCCTCGTCTCCGAAGTGGTCGAGGAAGGCGGGCTTGATGCCGCGGCCGAGCCGTATGTCGATGCGATGATGACGGCCTCGCCGGTGGGCCTAAGGTTGTCCAAGGAATGCCTCAATATGAGCGTCGATGCCGGATCCATGGAAGCCGTGATCGCGATGGAAGACCGCAATCAGGTGCTGTGCAGCCGCTCGGAAGATTTCAACGAGGGCATCAGGGCCTTTCTTGAAAAACGAAAGCCTGTCTATATCAAGCGGTAG
- a CDS encoding acyl-CoA dehydrogenase: MNFDDTPQEAAFRAEARAWIGANAPKQYEAELRKASLGRPALNNMLEIAKGWQKKKADAGWACLHWPKEYGGRGSSPIERVIWQQEEGPFGKLSGVFIIGHGMCGPTMMAFAGEEQKREYLPPLASGEKVWCQLFSEPAGGSDVAGLRTRAEKKGDNWIVNGQKIWTSGAHYSDYGILLTRTDPTVAKHKGLTMFFLDMKSPGVEVRPIKQASGHSDFNEVYFTDVVIPDSQRLGAVGDGWNVSLTTLMNERMSIGAGVSTGFPELFDFCSSLMLEDGPAIEDRGVRSKLANWAVKASGLKYTSMRAISALSKGDRPGPENSIGKLVAGSMIQDVAMYALDLQGAAGVLSGPEDAEVAGKFQAMLLRAPGTRVEGGTDEIMRNIIAERVLGLPGDIRVDKDVPFNKIPTKGRA, encoded by the coding sequence ATGAACTTCGATGACACCCCGCAGGAAGCCGCGTTCCGCGCCGAAGCCAGGGCCTGGATCGGCGCCAACGCGCCGAAGCAATATGAGGCGGAGCTGCGCAAGGCCTCGCTCGGCCGCCCGGCGCTGAACAACATGCTTGAGATCGCCAAGGGCTGGCAGAAGAAGAAGGCCGATGCCGGCTGGGCCTGCCTGCACTGGCCAAAGGAATATGGCGGCCGCGGTTCGTCGCCGATCGAGCGCGTGATCTGGCAGCAGGAAGAGGGCCCGTTCGGCAAGCTCTCCGGCGTGTTCATCATCGGCCACGGCATGTGCGGTCCGACCATGATGGCATTCGCGGGCGAGGAGCAGAAGCGCGAATACCTGCCGCCGCTGGCGTCCGGCGAAAAGGTCTGGTGTCAACTATTCTCGGAGCCCGCCGGTGGTTCCGACGTCGCAGGGCTTCGTACCCGTGCCGAGAAGAAGGGCGACAACTGGATCGTCAACGGCCAGAAGATCTGGACCTCGGGCGCGCACTATTCGGATTACGGCATCTTGCTGACGCGCACCGATCCGACGGTCGCCAAGCACAAGGGCCTCACCATGTTCTTCCTGGACATGAAGAGCCCCGGCGTCGAGGTGCGGCCAATCAAGCAGGCCAGCGGACATTCGGATTTCAACGAGGTCTACTTCACCGACGTGGTGATCCCGGATTCGCAGCGGCTCGGCGCCGTCGGCGACGGCTGGAACGTGTCGCTGACCACGCTGATGAACGAGCGCATGTCGATCGGCGCCGGGGTCTCGACGGGCTTTCCGGAGCTGTTCGATTTCTGCAGCAGCCTGATGCTGGAGGACGGCCCCGCGATCGAGGATCGCGGTGTCCGTTCCAAGCTGGCGAATTGGGCGGTGAAGGCAAGCGGGCTGAAATATACCTCGATGCGCGCGATCTCGGCGCTGTCGAAGGGCGATCGTCCGGGTCCGGAAAATTCCATCGGCAAGCTGGTGGCGGGTTCGATGATCCAGGATGTCGCGATGTACGCACTCGATTTGCAGGGCGCCGCCGGCGTGCTGAGCGGCCCGGAAGACGCCGAAGTGGCCGGAAAATTCCAGGCGATGCTGCTGCGTGCGCCGGGTACCCGCGTCGAGGGCGGTACCGACGAAATCATGCGCAACATCATCGCCGAGCGCGTGCTTGGCCTGCCCGGGGATATCCGGGTCGACAAGGATGTGCCGTTCAACAAGATTCCGACCAAGGGACGCGCGTAA
- a CDS encoding Crp/Fnr family transcriptional regulator: MDTSHLAEHAGTAGTLFASIFVVATTTMRTMIPLRIFGILANIVLFLTAIPAHNYLVMLVQSVMCFVNSYRLHQMLQLVRDVKKSVNSDLSMDWLKPFMTERNCTAGEMLFYKDEKAEDMLYIVSGKFKLVESGIVFPVGAIVGELGMLSPSKVRTQSLECIEAGLVLSVSYSKVEELYVQNPAFGFYFLRLSSARLFQNLETLQKQLTQLTAASAAVPKPA, translated from the coding sequence ATGGATACGTCTCATCTGGCAGAACATGCGGGAACCGCCGGCACGCTGTTCGCGTCGATCTTCGTGGTCGCCACCACTACGATGCGGACCATGATCCCGCTGCGGATCTTCGGCATTCTCGCCAACATCGTTCTCTTCCTGACGGCTATTCCGGCGCATAATTATCTGGTCATGCTGGTGCAGTCGGTGATGTGCTTCGTCAACTCGTATCGCCTGCACCAGATGCTGCAGCTGGTGCGCGACGTGAAGAAGTCCGTCAACAGCGACCTGTCGATGGACTGGCTGAAGCCGTTCATGACCGAGCGCAACTGCACCGCCGGCGAAATGCTGTTCTACAAGGACGAGAAGGCCGAGGACATGCTCTATATCGTCAGCGGCAAGTTCAAGCTGGTGGAGTCCGGCATCGTATTTCCGGTCGGCGCCATCGTCGGCGAACTCGGCATGCTGTCGCCGTCGAAGGTGCGCACCCAATCGCTGGAATGCATCGAGGCCGGCCTCGTGCTGAGCGTCAGCTACAGTAAGGTCGAGGAGCTCTACGTGCAGAACCCGGCATTCGGATTCTATTTTCTCCGCCTCTCCAGCGCGCGGCTGTTTCAGAACCTCGAGACGCTGCAGAAGCAGCTGACCCAGCTGACGGCGGCGTCCGCGGCCGTGCCGAAGCCCGCCTAG
- a CDS encoding enoyl-CoA hydratase/isomerase family protein, producing the protein MSDTAETASAPLLEISGARATIRLNRPKHLNRLQSEDLGDLMKLFDRIEADPAIRVMVLTGTGRAFSAGYDLNSVADRATSAKEEQSAGSAFEVVVNRLEDLGVPTICRLNGGVYGGSTDLALACDFRIGIDSAEMFMPAARLGLHYYRCGIQRYVTRLGVDNAKKLFLTAQKITAPEMLRIGYLTAMVPLESLDEEVDRLVAILAGNAPQAMRGMKRAINEFARGELDEEAADARHRESMRGAEIKEGIKAFAEKRLPRF; encoded by the coding sequence ATGTCCGACACAGCCGAGACGGCGAGCGCGCCGCTACTCGAAATCAGCGGCGCCCGCGCCACCATCCGCCTCAACCGGCCGAAACATCTGAACCGGCTGCAGAGCGAGGATCTCGGCGACCTGATGAAACTGTTTGACCGGATCGAAGCCGATCCCGCGATCCGGGTCATGGTGCTGACCGGCACCGGCCGCGCCTTCAGCGCCGGCTATGACCTCAACTCGGTCGCCGACCGCGCGACCAGCGCCAAGGAAGAGCAGAGCGCCGGCTCCGCGTTCGAAGTCGTGGTCAACCGGCTGGAGGATCTCGGCGTGCCGACCATCTGCCGGCTCAACGGCGGCGTCTATGGCGGCTCGACCGATCTGGCGCTGGCCTGCGACTTTCGCATCGGCATCGACAGCGCCGAAATGTTCATGCCGGCGGCGCGGCTGGGGCTGCACTACTACAGATGCGGCATTCAGCGCTACGTCACGCGGCTCGGCGTCGATAACGCCAAGAAATTGTTTCTGACCGCGCAGAAGATCACCGCACCCGAGATGCTGCGGATCGGCTACCTCACCGCGATGGTGCCGCTGGAATCGCTCGACGAGGAAGTCGACCGCCTCGTTGCCATTCTCGCCGGCAACGCGCCGCAGGCGATGCGCGGCATGAAGCGCGCCATCAACGAATTTGCCCGCGGCGAGCTCGACGAGGAAGCGGCCGACGCCCGCCACCGCGAAAGCATGCGCGGCGCCGAGATCAAGGAAGGCATCAAGGCGTTTGCGGAAAAGCGCCTGCCCCGATTTTGA
- a CDS encoding AMP-binding protein, whose translation MSGNAAEVLTKPGFRKIEWLKRDIDVARRPDGVIVLKSRIPLQAYEKHIPASLAKWAKQAPDRTWLAQRAGAERQWRKVSYREAKRTVDALTQGLLNLGVTDGRPVAILSGNSIEHALMTQAAMQARLPAAPVSPAYSLMSQDHLKLKYLFNLIKPAVVMVQDGPTFEKSLKALDLTGVTVVHVVRPCDGIKSVSFADLVATPVTTAVEESIAKITPDTVGKLLFTSGSTGMPKAVINTQEMMCANAAMMMQVRPRDPNGPIATVLDWMPWNHTMGGNAAFNPVLVDGGTLYIDDGRPMPGLFEETLRNLREVSPTYYANVPAGYAALAAAMEKDDALCRCFFKNLSIMAYGGARLPDDLYDRMQALAVKTTGERIVFYTGWGSTETAPTSTGTYWDTERVGLIGLPFPGVELKLVPCGSKYELRLRGINVTPGYFGQPDLTKKMFDEEGFYCIGDAGVFVDDNDPLQGIIFAGRVVEDFKLTTGTFVHVGSLRTDAIAAATPAVHDALVAGQDRAFIGLLAWPNLHACRQLVGNPDATFEDVIKHPDVIACVKRGLEAHNTACKGSSMRVARAMLMAEPPSIDGNELTDKGYINQRAGLERRAALVEQLYADHPGKDVIILN comes from the coding sequence ATGAGTGGGAATGCCGCCGAGGTGCTGACCAAGCCCGGCTTTCGCAAGATCGAATGGCTGAAGCGCGACATCGACGTCGCGCGCCGGCCCGATGGCGTGATCGTTCTGAAATCGCGGATTCCGCTGCAGGCTTACGAGAAGCATATTCCCGCCTCGCTGGCGAAATGGGCCAAGCAGGCGCCCGACCGGACCTGGCTGGCGCAGCGCGCCGGCGCCGAGCGGCAATGGCGGAAAGTTTCCTATCGTGAAGCCAAGCGCACCGTCGACGCGCTGACGCAAGGCCTGCTCAATCTCGGCGTCACGGACGGCCGTCCGGTTGCGATCCTCTCGGGCAATTCGATCGAGCATGCGCTGATGACGCAGGCCGCGATGCAGGCGCGCCTGCCGGCAGCGCCGGTTTCGCCGGCCTACTCGCTGATGAGCCAGGATCATCTGAAGCTCAAATACCTCTTCAACCTGATCAAGCCAGCGGTCGTGATGGTGCAGGACGGGCCGACCTTCGAAAAGTCGTTGAAGGCGCTCGATCTCACCGGCGTCACCGTCGTGCATGTCGTGCGGCCCTGCGACGGCATCAAGAGCGTGTCCTTTGCCGATCTCGTGGCCACGCCGGTGACGACAGCGGTCGAGGAATCGATTGCGAAGATCACACCCGACACCGTCGGCAAGCTGCTGTTCACCTCCGGATCGACCGGCATGCCGAAGGCCGTCATCAACACGCAGGAGATGATGTGCGCCAATGCGGCGATGATGATGCAGGTGCGTCCGCGCGATCCGAACGGGCCGATCGCCACCGTGCTCGACTGGATGCCGTGGAATCACACCATGGGCGGCAATGCCGCGTTCAATCCGGTGCTGGTCGATGGCGGCACGCTCTATATCGACGACGGCCGGCCGATGCCGGGTCTGTTCGAGGAGACTCTGAGGAATCTTCGTGAGGTGTCGCCGACCTATTACGCCAACGTGCCTGCCGGTTATGCGGCGCTGGCGGCGGCGATGGAAAAGGACGACGCGCTCTGCCGCTGCTTCTTCAAGAACCTTAGCATCATGGCTTACGGCGGTGCGCGGCTGCCGGACGATCTCTACGACCGCATGCAGGCGCTGGCGGTGAAGACCACCGGCGAGCGCATCGTGTTCTATACCGGCTGGGGCTCCACCGAGACCGCGCCGACATCGACCGGCACTTACTGGGACACCGAGCGCGTCGGCCTGATCGGCCTGCCGTTCCCCGGCGTTGAACTGAAGCTGGTGCCGTGCGGCTCGAAATACGAGCTGCGGCTGCGCGGCATCAATGTCACGCCCGGCTATTTCGGCCAGCCTGACCTGACGAAGAAAATGTTCGACGAGGAAGGTTTTTACTGCATCGGCGACGCCGGCGTGTTCGTCGACGATAACGACCCGCTGCAGGGCATCATCTTTGCCGGCCGCGTGGTCGAGGACTTCAAGCTCACTACCGGTACCTTCGTCCATGTCGGTTCGCTGCGCACCGACGCGATCGCGGCCGCCACCCCCGCGGTGCACGACGCGCTGGTCGCCGGTCAGGACCGCGCCTTCATCGGGCTGTTGGCGTGGCCGAATTTGCACGCGTGCCGGCAGTTGGTCGGAAATCCTGATGCGACGTTCGAAGACGTGATCAAGCATCCCGACGTCATCGCCTGCGTCAAACGCGGTCTGGAAGCGCACAACACGGCTTGCAAGGGCAGCAGCATGCGGGTCGCCCGCGCGATGCTGATGGCCGAACCGCCGTCGATCGACGGCAACGAGCTCACCGACAAGGGCTACATCAACCAGCGCGCCGGCCTCGAGCGCCGCGCCGCGCTGGTGGAGCAGCTTTACGCCGATCATCCCGGCAAAGACGTCATCATCCTGAACTGA